A section of the Microbacterium forte genome encodes:
- the sucD gene encoding succinate--CoA ligase subunit alpha, which translates to MSIYLNKDSKVIVQGITGGEGTKHTALMLKAGTQVVGGVNARKAGTTVSHTDKDGNAVELPVFASVAEAMKETGADVSIAFVPGAFTKDAMIEAIDAEIPLLVVITEGVPVGDSAEAWAYAQSKGNTTRIIGPNCPGIITPGEALVGITPANITGKGPIGLVSKSGTLTYQMMFELRDLGFSTAIGIGGDPVIGTTHIDALAAFEADPETKAIVMIGEIGGDAEERAAEYIKAHVTKPVVGYVAGFTAPEGKTMGHAGAIVSGSAGTAQAKKEALEAAGVKVGKTPSETAALMREIVESL; encoded by the coding sequence ATGTCGATCTACCTCAACAAGGATTCCAAGGTCATCGTCCAGGGCATCACCGGAGGCGAGGGCACCAAGCACACGGCGCTCATGCTGAAGGCCGGCACCCAGGTCGTCGGTGGCGTGAACGCGCGCAAGGCCGGCACCACGGTCTCGCACACCGACAAGGACGGCAACGCCGTCGAGCTCCCCGTCTTCGCCTCCGTGGCCGAGGCCATGAAGGAGACCGGCGCCGACGTGTCGATCGCCTTCGTCCCCGGTGCCTTCACCAAGGACGCGATGATCGAGGCCATCGACGCCGAGATCCCGCTGCTCGTCGTGATCACCGAGGGCGTCCCCGTCGGGGACTCGGCCGAGGCCTGGGCCTACGCGCAGAGCAAGGGCAACACGACCCGCATCATCGGACCGAACTGCCCCGGCATCATCACCCCCGGTGAGGCGCTCGTCGGCATCACGCCCGCGAACATCACCGGCAAGGGCCCGATCGGCCTCGTGTCGAAGTCGGGCACCCTGACCTACCAGATGATGTTCGAGCTGCGCGACCTGGGCTTCTCGACCGCCATCGGCATCGGCGGCGACCCGGTCATCGGCACGACGCACATCGACGCGCTGGCCGCGTTCGAAGCAGACCCCGAGACCAAGGCGATCGTGATGATCGGCGAGATCGGCGGCGACGCTGAAGAGCGTGCGGCCGAGTACATCAAGGCGCACGTCACCAAGCCCGTCGTCGGCTACGTCGCGGGCTTCACGGCCCCCGAGGGCAAGACCATGGGCCACGCAGGCGCCATCGTCTCGGGCTCGGCAGGCACCGCTCAGGCGAAGAAGGAGGCCCTCGAGGCCGCCGGGGTCAAGGTCGGCAAGACGCCGTCCGAGACCGCCGCTCTCATGCGTGAGATCGTCGAGTCGCTCTAA
- a CDS encoding S8 family peptidase has translation MSVRRWGAVAMALAIAAAAATAPSAAAAQDFSADGPLWYLDAMKIQAIHDAGITGDGVTVAVFDAALDPEVSTLEGADIEVRQAEGCPDPLSGNRDDFEGLKHGTSVTSLIVGNGTSDSGAGPVGIAPGVRILYYGILQDSCEGDTFPAALDDAVAQGADIVTMSGGLNRLADELSQDSVDSVAAALREGVLVVAGLPNRDTVWEFVTTTINGVVNVASVDASAQAATQLDGSAMVNEDVDIVAPGIDVAGLGFDQTWGMSAWSGNSAATPIVASLLALAKQKWPDASGSQLLQSMIRNTGSTPHELQWSDTFGHGIINATRLVQEDPTQYPDENPLFKDDQSPSFEEVFSATGTEPTGEPSAEDGSGPGALPWMLGGGAVIVIAVAATAILIGRKKSGGRADV, from the coding sequence ATGAGTGTTCGTCGATGGGGTGCCGTCGCGATGGCACTCGCGATCGCAGCGGCAGCGGCGACAGCACCGAGCGCGGCTGCGGCGCAGGACTTCTCGGCAGACGGGCCGCTCTGGTATCTGGACGCGATGAAGATCCAGGCGATCCACGACGCGGGGATCACCGGTGACGGCGTGACCGTCGCCGTTTTCGACGCCGCCCTCGACCCGGAGGTCTCCACGCTCGAGGGTGCGGACATCGAGGTGAGGCAAGCCGAGGGCTGTCCCGATCCGCTCTCGGGGAATCGCGACGACTTCGAGGGGCTGAAGCATGGGACGTCGGTGACGTCGCTGATCGTCGGAAACGGCACATCGGACTCGGGTGCGGGTCCGGTCGGGATCGCTCCCGGCGTGCGGATCCTCTATTACGGCATCCTGCAGGACTCGTGCGAGGGAGACACGTTCCCTGCTGCCCTCGACGATGCCGTCGCCCAGGGCGCGGACATCGTCACCATGTCGGGTGGGTTGAATCGACTCGCAGATGAGCTTTCGCAGGATTCCGTCGACAGCGTCGCCGCCGCACTGCGCGAGGGCGTGCTCGTCGTAGCCGGACTGCCGAACCGCGACACCGTCTGGGAGTTCGTGACGACCACCATCAACGGCGTCGTGAACGTCGCGTCCGTCGATGCGTCGGCGCAGGCGGCGACGCAGCTCGACGGTTCCGCAATGGTCAACGAGGACGTGGACATCGTCGCGCCGGGTATCGACGTCGCAGGCCTCGGCTTCGATCAGACGTGGGGGATGTCGGCGTGGTCAGGCAACTCGGCAGCCACTCCGATCGTCGCGAGCCTTCTTGCACTGGCGAAGCAGAAGTGGCCGGATGCCAGCGGGTCGCAGCTGCTGCAGTCGATGATCCGCAACACAGGCTCGACCCCGCATGAGCTGCAGTGGTCGGACACCTTCGGGCACGGGATCATCAATGCGACCCGTCTCGTGCAGGAGGATCCCACGCAGTATCCCGATGAGAACCCTCTCTTCAAGGACGACCAGTCGCCCTCGTTCGAGGAGGTGTTCTCGGCGACCGGCACCGAGCCGACCGGAGAGCCGAGTGCCGAAGACGGCTCGGGTCCCGGTGCGCTTCCGTGGATGCTGGGCGGCGGAGCGGTCATCGTGATCGCCGTCGCGGCGACTGCAATACTGATCGGCCGCAAGAAGAGTGGAGGACGCGCAGATGTATGA
- the sucC gene encoding ADP-forming succinate--CoA ligase subunit beta: MDLYEYQARDVFEKYGVPVLAGIVADTPEEVKAAAEKIGGVVVVKAQVKTGGRGKAGGVKVAKTPEEAYEAAKAILGLDIKGHVVKRVMVAQGARIAEEFYFSVLLDRANRSYLSLCSVEGGMEIEELAVERPEALARVEVNPLTGIDKAKAVEIARAANFPEDLIEKVSDVFVKLFDVYKGEDATLVEVNPLVRTEEGDIIALDGKVTLDDNASEIRHPEHEALEDKDAADPLEAKAKKSGLNYVKLDGEVGIIGNGAGLVMSTLDVVAYAGENHNGVKPANFLDIGGGASAEVMAAGLDVILGDPQVKSVFVNVFGGITACDAVANGIKGALETLGSAASKPLVVRLDGNRVDEGRAILAEYAHPLVTLASTMDEGADKAAELANA, translated from the coding sequence GTGGATCTGTACGAGTACCAGGCACGAGACGTTTTCGAAAAGTACGGAGTGCCGGTTCTCGCCGGCATCGTCGCCGACACCCCTGAGGAGGTGAAGGCAGCCGCTGAGAAGATCGGCGGAGTCGTCGTCGTCAAGGCCCAGGTGAAGACCGGTGGTCGCGGCAAGGCCGGCGGCGTCAAGGTCGCGAAGACCCCCGAAGAGGCATACGAGGCGGCCAAGGCCATCCTCGGACTCGACATCAAGGGCCACGTCGTCAAGCGCGTCATGGTCGCGCAGGGTGCGCGTATCGCCGAGGAGTTCTACTTCTCCGTGCTGCTCGACCGTGCCAACCGCTCCTATCTGAGCCTCTGCTCGGTCGAGGGCGGCATGGAGATCGAGGAGCTCGCGGTCGAGCGCCCCGAGGCGCTCGCACGCGTCGAGGTCAACCCGCTGACCGGCATCGACAAGGCGAAGGCCGTCGAGATCGCCCGTGCAGCCAACTTCCCCGAAGACCTCATCGAGAAGGTCTCCGATGTCTTCGTCAAGCTCTTCGACGTCTACAAGGGCGAAGACGCGACTCTCGTCGAGGTCAACCCGCTGGTCCGCACCGAAGAGGGCGACATCATCGCTCTCGACGGCAAGGTCACACTCGATGACAACGCCTCCGAGATCCGTCACCCCGAGCACGAAGCGCTCGAAGACAAGGACGCAGCCGACCCGCTCGAGGCCAAGGCCAAGAAGAGCGGTCTGAACTACGTGAAGCTCGACGGCGAGGTCGGAATCATCGGCAACGGTGCAGGACTCGTCATGTCGACGCTCGACGTCGTCGCCTACGCCGGTGAGAACCACAACGGCGTCAAGCCCGCCAACTTCCTCGACATCGGCGGTGGCGCCTCGGCTGAGGTCATGGCCGCAGGCCTCGACGTCATCCTCGGCGACCCGCAGGTCAAGAGCGTGTTCGTGAACGTCTTCGGCGGCATCACGGCGTGCGACGCCGTCGCCAACGGCATCAAGGGCGCTCTCGAGACCCTCGGCAGCGCAGCCTCCAAGCCGCTCGTCGTGCGCCTCGACGGCAACCGCGTCGACGAGGGTCGCGCGATCCTCGCCGAGTACGCGCACCCGCTCGTCACGCTCGCCAGCACCATGGACGAGGGCGCCGACAAGGCCGCCGAACTCGCCAACGCCTGA
- a CDS encoding homocysteine S-methyltransferase family protein, with protein sequence MSAPVVPVRHVTDGGLETDLIFHHGVDLPDFAAFVLLDDDDGRRLLGEYYRGYVEIARAHGAPLRLETPTWRASSDWGARLGYDTDAMHRVNVDAVRLLQRIAAESGLPVVQIVGMLGPRGDGYRPGAWDPVTGPDDAYRYHRDQVRALVEAGADVIAAYTLNDAAEAQGIVRAAREAGIAVEISFTVETDGLLASGRTLAETIAEVEASDPPDGYALNCAHPDHFERALDADTAPRIVGIRPNASRLSHAELDESEILDDGDPVELADRMAQLLERMPSVRVIGGCCGTDSRHVAAIWERLGRDPVRA encoded by the coding sequence ATGTCCGCACCCGTTGTGCCGGTCCGTCACGTCACAGACGGCGGCCTGGAAACCGATCTGATCTTCCATCACGGCGTCGATCTGCCGGACTTCGCCGCCTTCGTACTCCTCGACGATGATGACGGCCGCCGGCTCCTGGGCGAGTACTACCGCGGCTACGTCGAGATCGCCCGAGCACACGGCGCCCCGCTGCGGCTCGAGACCCCCACCTGGCGTGCGAGCTCGGACTGGGGCGCCCGGCTCGGATACGACACCGACGCCATGCATCGGGTCAACGTCGATGCGGTGCGGCTGCTGCAGCGGATCGCTGCCGAGTCCGGCCTGCCTGTGGTGCAGATCGTCGGCATGCTCGGCCCCCGAGGAGACGGCTACCGACCGGGGGCGTGGGATCCCGTGACCGGACCGGATGACGCCTATCGCTATCACCGCGACCAGGTGCGCGCCCTCGTCGAGGCGGGGGCAGACGTGATCGCCGCGTACACGCTCAACGACGCGGCGGAGGCGCAGGGCATCGTCCGCGCCGCCCGCGAGGCAGGCATCGCCGTCGAGATCTCGTTCACCGTCGAGACCGACGGACTGCTCGCGTCAGGCCGCACACTCGCGGAGACGATCGCCGAGGTCGAGGCGTCGGATCCGCCCGACGGTTACGCCCTCAACTGCGCGCACCCGGATCACTTCGAGCGCGCTCTGGATGCCGACACCGCGCCACGTATCGTCGGCATCCGCCCCAACGCCTCACGCCTCTCGCACGCCGAGCTCGACGAGTCGGAGATCCTCGACGACGGCGACCCCGTCGAACTGGCCGACCGCATGGCTCAGCTCCTCGAGCGGATGCCGTCGGTGCGCGTCATCGGAGGATGCTGCGGCACCGATTCACGGCACGTCGCGGCGATCTGGGAGCGGCTCGGCAGAGACCCCGTCCGGGCATAG